One segment of Carassius auratus strain Wakin chromosome 2, ASM336829v1, whole genome shotgun sequence DNA contains the following:
- the LOC113118855 gene encoding integumentary mucin C.1-like isoform X2 has translation MDVIKFTLLVFLYQQVLWQGKVWSQAANTMAAPQADYPVANITTTKAATQADDPSANTTTTKVATRADDPAANTTTTKAATQADDPAANTTTTKAATRADDPAANTATTKAPSRVDDPVANTTTTKAANTTSLLQTLS, from the exons ATGGACGTGATTAAATTTACTCTTTTGGTGTTTCTTTATCAGCAGGTGTTATGGCAAG GCAAAGTCTGGAGTCAGGCTGCTAACACCATGGCGGCGCCTCAGGCGGACTACCCTGTAGCTAACATCACCACCACCAAG GCGGCAACTCAGGCGGATGATCCCTCCGCTAACACCACTACCACCAAGGTGGCAACTCGGGCGGATGATCCTGCAGCTAACACCACTACCACCAAGGCGGCAACTCAGGCGGATGATCCTGCAGCTAACACCACTACCACCAAGGCGGCAACTCGG GCGGATGATCCTGCAGCTAACACCGCTACCACAAAGGCGCCATCTCGGGTGGATGATCCTGTAGCTAACACCACTACCACTAAGGCAGCTAACACCACGAGCCTGCTTCAAACGTTATCTTGA
- the LOC113118855 gene encoding nucleoporin NUP152-like isoform X1: MDVIKFTLLVFLYQQVLWQGKVWSQAANTMAAPQADYPVANITTTKAATQADDPSANTTTTKVATRADDPAANTTTTKAATQADDPAANTTTTKAATRADDPSANNTTTKAATQTDDPSANTTTKTATQADDPAANTATTKAPSRVDDPVANTTTTKAANTTSLLQTLS, encoded by the exons ATGGACGTGATTAAATTTACTCTTTTGGTGTTTCTTTATCAGCAGGTGTTATGGCAAG GCAAAGTCTGGAGTCAGGCTGCTAACACCATGGCGGCGCCTCAGGCGGACTACCCTGTAGCTAACATCACCACCACCAAG GCGGCAACTCAGGCGGATGATCCCTCCGCTAACACCACTACCACCAAGGTGGCAACTCGGGCGGATGATCCTGCAGCTAACACCACTACCACCAAGGCGGCAACTCAGGCGGATGATCCTGCAGCTAACACCACTACCACCAAGGCGGCAACTCGGGCGGATGATCCCTCAGCCAATAACACTACCACCAAGGCGGCAACTCAGACGGATGATCCCTCAGCTAACACCACCACCAAGACGGCAACTCAGGCGGATGATCCTGCAGCTAACACCGCTACCACAAAGGCGCCATCTCGGGTGGATGATCCTGTAGCTAACACCACTACCACTAAGGCAGCTAACACCACGAGCCTGCTTCAAACGTTATCTTGA